The Diospyros lotus cultivar Yz01 chromosome 15, ASM1463336v1, whole genome shotgun sequence genome has a window encoding:
- the LOC127792397 gene encoding phytosulfokine receptor 2, translating into MVLLGFMFIPMAFVKWVFLACFICLGLVVGTSGQACDLNDLLALKEFAGNLTNGSIIQAWSDESICCEWDGVECGNESASSRVTVLRLPGKGLRGVISRSLGGLDQLKLLDLSLNHLQGVLPLELSNLKMLRVLDLSHNMMLTGPISGSLVGLDLIQSLNLSGNSFYGDLIDLGGFPSLSILNLSSNAFTGRLNSEFCSSSKKIRVLDLSMNRLTGGLDGLGNCSTSLQQVHLDDNLLSGYLPDSLYTMSYLQQLSISVNKLSGQLSPKLSNLSSLKTLIINGNQFSGPLPDVFGNLTQLEQLTAHSNLFSGALPSSLELCSKLRVLDLGNNSLSGPISLDFASFPYLCTLDLATNHFSGPLPESISGCQELKVLSLAKNALTGQIPESYANLKSLFFLSLSNNSFVNLSGALSVLQMCKNLTTLILTKNFHGEEIPENAIGFESLSVLALGNCAINGQVPIWLLKCRKLEVLDLSWNRLTGSIPHWIGQMENLFYLDLSNNSLTGELPKSLTGLRSLVSVCTSLSNLTTATGIPLYVKRNQSASGLPYNQASSFPPSIYLSNNRINGAIWPEIGRLKQLHVLDLSRNNISGTIPSSISGMSNLEVLDLSSNNLYGSIPASFNKLTFLSKFSVAHNHLRGPIPVGGQFLSFSSSSFEGNPGLCGTMYSLCRDADGLGFRPGIPPGSNGKLGRNSILGITISLGAGIVLLLSIVLLRMSRRGIGDPIEDLDEEIGRPHRLSGALGTSKLVLFQNSDCRDLTVSDLLKSTSNFNQANIIGCGGFGLVYKASFPNGMKAAVKRLSGDCGQMEREFQAEVEALSRAQHKNLVSLQGYCQRGNERLLIYSYMENGSLDYWLHERIDGGSLLKWEMRLKIAQGAGHGLAYLHKEPNIIHRDIKTSNILLDEKFEAHLADFGLSRLLHPYDTHVTTDLVGTLGYIPPEYSQTLTATFKGDVYSFGVVLLELLTGRRPVEVCKGKNCRDLVSWVFQMKSEKREEEIFDSLIWSKNLEKQLQDVLGIACKCLDEDPRRRPSIDQVVSLLDAVGTEGGMRE; encoded by the coding sequence ATGGTGCTTCTGGGATTTATGTTTATCCCAATGGCTTTCGTCAAATGGGTTTTCTTGGCTTGCTTTATCTGCTTAGGCTTGGTTGTTGGAACCTCTGGCCAAGCCTGTGATCTCAATGACTTGTTGGCTCTGAAGGAATTTGCAGGTAACCTCACAAATGGGTCCATTATCCAAGCATGGTCTGATGAATCCATTTGCTGTGAGTGGGATGGCGTTGAGTGTGGCAACGAGTCAGCTTCAAGCAGAGTGACTGTTCTGAGGTTGCCTGGCAAAGGCTTGAGAGGCGTGATTTCGCGGTCTTTGGGCGGTTTGGATCAGTTGAAACTGCTTGATCTTTCGCTCAATCATCTGCAGGGTGTACTGCCACTGGAGCTCTCCAATTTGAAGATGTTACGAGTTCTTGATTTGAGCCATAACATGATGTTAACAGGACCTATCTCAGGTTCTCTTGTTGGGTTGGATTTAATCCAATCCCTGAATCTATCTGGCAATTCATTCTATGGGGACTTGATTGATCTTGGAGGATTCCCAAGTCTTTCTATACTCAACCTCAGCAGCAATGCATTCACTGGCAGATTGAATTCTGAATTCTGCAGTTCCTCCAAGAAGATTAGGGTTCTTGATCTATCGATGAATCGGTTGACAGGAGGGCTGGATGGCTTAGGCAATTGCAGCACATCTCTTCAGCAGGTACATTTGGATGACAATTTACTTTCAGGCTACCTTCCTGACTCACTATACACAATGTCATACTTGCAGCAGCTTTCAATTTCTGTTAACAAACTTTCGGGCCAGCTGAGCCCGAAACTCAGTAATCTTTCCAGCCTCAAGACCTTGATTATAAATGGAAACCAGTTTTCAGGGCCCCTTCCAGATGTGTTTGGGAACCTAACACAATTAGAACAGTTAACTGCACATTCAAACTTGTTCTCTGGGGCATTGCCTTCTAGCCTGGAACTCTGCTCGAAGCTTAGGGTGCTTGATCTTGGGAACAATTCTCTGTCAGGGCCTATCAGCCTTGATTTCGCTAGCTTTCCTTATCTCTGTACGCTTGATCTCGCCACGAATCATTTCTCCGGTCCCCTTCCAGAGTCAATATCTGGTTGCCAGGAGTTGAAAGTGTTGAGTCTTGCCAAAAATGCCTTAACTGGCCAGATTCCTGAAAGCTATGCAAACCTGaaatcccttttctttctctcgtTATCGAACAACAGTTTTGTAAACCTGTCCGGGGCATTGTCAGTACTGCAGATGTGCAAAAACCTGACTACTCTCATCCTCACAAAGAACTTCCATGGAGAAGAAATCCCAGAAAATGCGATTGGATTCGAGAGCCTATCGGTTCTAGCACTTGGGAATTGCGCTATTAATGGTCAAGTTCCAATCTGGTTGCTGAAGTGCCGGAAGTTAGAAGTTCTCGATCTATCTTGGAATCGTTTGACCGGTAGCATCCCTCATTGGATTGGGCAAATGGAGAATTTGTTTTACCTGGACTTGTCGAACAACTCTCTCACAGGGGAACTTCCAAAAAGCTTGACAGGGCTAAGGAGCCTTGTTTCTGTGTGTACCAGTTTGTCCAATCTTACCACGGCAACTGGCATTCCTCTGTATGTCAAGCGAAACCAGAGTGCCAGTGGTCTGCCGTACAACCAGGCTTCAAGTTTCCCTCCATCGATATACTTGAGTAATAACAGAATAAATGGGGCAATTTGGCCTGAAATTGGTCGGCTCAAACAGCTCCATGTCCTAGATCTGAGCAGGAACAACATAAGTGGGACTATTCCTAGCTCCATCTCGGGTATGAGCAATCTGGAAGTTTTAGATTTATCTTCCAATAATCTTTATGGATCTATTCCTGCGTCATTTAATAAGCTCACATTCTTGTCAAAGTTTAGCGTGGCGCACAATCACTTGCGGGGACCAATTCCAGTAGGGGGTCAATTCCTGAGCTTTTCCAGCTCTAGTTTTGAGGGCAATCCTGGACTTTGTGGGACAATGTACTCCCTTTGTAGGGATGCTGATGGTTTGGGGTTCCGACCTGGTATCCCCCCTGGTTCAAATGGTAAACTTGGTCGAAACAGTATCCTTGGAATTACAATCAGTTTAGGGGCTGGCATTGTGTTACTCCTGTCCATTGTTCTGCTTAGAATGTCAAGGAGGGGCATAGGAGATCCAATTGAAGATTTGGATGAAGAAATTGGAAGGCCACATAGGTTATCTGGGGCGCTTGGGACTTCGAAGTTGGTGCTTTTCCAGAATTCAGATTGCAGAGACCTTACAGTTTCTGACTTGTTGAAATCTACCAGCAATTTTAACCAGGCAAACATAATCGGATGTGGAGGATTCGGTCTGGTTTACAAAGCCAGCTTCCCAAATGGCATGAAAGCTGCAGTCAAGAGGCTTTCTGGTGACTGCGGCCAGATGGAGCGTGAATTCCAAGCAGAAGTGGAAGCTCTCTCCAGGGCTCAGCACAAAAACCTTGTCTCTCTCCAGGGCTACTGCCAGCGTGGGAATGAAAGGCTGTTGATTTACTCTTACATGGAGAATGGGAGCCTCGATTATTGGCTGCATGAAAGGATCGATGGGGGTTCGCTTCTTAAGTGGGAGATGAGACTCAAGATAGCTCAAGGAGCCGGCCATGGCTTAGCCTATTTGCACAAGGAACCAAACATCATTCATCGCGACATAAAGACCAGCAACATTCTTTTGGACGAAAAGTTTGAAGCCCATTTGGCTGATTTTGGTCTCTCAAGGCTACTGCATCCATACGATACCCATGTGACCACAGATTTGGTTGGTACATTGGGCTATATTCCTCCTGAATACAGTCAGACATTGACGGCTACTTTCAAGGGCGATGTCTACAGCTTCGGCGTTGTTCTCCTCGAGCTTCTCACTGGTAGAAGGCCTGTCGAAGTTTGCAAAGGGAAGAATTGCCGGGACTTGGTGTCGTGGGTGTTCCAgatgaaatcagagaagaggGAGGAAGAGATATTTGATTCGCTAATATGGAGTAAGAACCTTGAAAAGCAGCTCCAAGATGTGCTTGGCATAGCTTGTAAGTGCTTGGACGAGGATCCCAGGCGGCGACCCTCCATTGATCAAGTTGTTTCATTGCTTGACGCTGTTGGAACAGAGGGTGGTATGAGAGAATAA
- the LOC127791393 gene encoding uncharacterized protein LOC127791393 — translation MAEIKTVGVIGAGQMGAGIAFLAAANGFQVRLHDSAPEALATAQSYVSNSINALVSKGNLSQAAGSDACLLLQCTANLKDLCTADVIIEAIVESEDVKKKLFSQLDKIAKVSAILASNTSSISITRLASATNRPQQVIGMHFMNPPPVMKLVEIIRGAETSDDTFSTTKALAERFGKTVISSQDYPGFIVNRILMPMINEAFYALYTGVATREDIDAGMRLGTRHPMGPLELADFIGLDVCLSIMRVLHTGLGDSRYAPCPLLVQHVDAGRLGRKRGIGVYKYIKEAEKTRPSAKL, via the exons ATGGCGGAGATTAAGACGGTGGGTGTGATCGGCGCCGGCCAGATGGGCGCCGGAATAGCCTTTCTCGCCGCCGCAAACGGATTTCAAGTCCGGCTCCATGACAGTGCCCCAGAGGCTCTTGCCACAGCCCAGAGTTACGTCTCCAATTCCATCAACGCCCTCGTTTCCAAGGGAAATCTCTCTCAG GCTGCAGGGAGTGATGCTTGCCTGCTCCTCCAGTGTACTGCAAACTTAAAAGATCTTTGTACTGCTGATGTTATCATCGAAGCCATTGTGGAATCCGAGGATGTGAAGAAGAAGTTGTTTTCTCAACTGGATAAGATTGCTAAAGTTTCAGCCATTTTGGCATCTAATACTAGTTCCATCTCCATTACACGCCTAGCATCTGCAACGAACAGGCCACAGCAG GTGATTGGCATGCATTTTATGAATCCTCCTCCTGTAATGAAACTGGTTGAGATCATTAGAGGTGCAGAGACATCGGATGATACATTTAGTACAACCAAAGCATTGGCAGAGAG GTTTGGCAAGACAGTAATCAGCTCTCAGGACTATCCGGGCTTCATTGTGAACCGCATTCTGATGCCAATGATAAATGAAGCATTTTACGCACTCTACACAGGAGTGGCCACCAGGGAGGATATTGATGCCGGAATGAGGCTGGGAACGAGGCATCCAATGGGTCCTCTAGAGCTTGCAGACTTTATAGGGTTAGATGTCTGCTTGTCGATAATGAGAGTTCTTCACACCGGCCTTGGGGACAGTAGATACGCACCCTGCCCTCTTCTTGTGCAGCATGTTGACGCCGGTCGCCTTGGAAGAAAGCGAGGCATTGGCGTGTACAAATATATCAAGGAAGCTGAGAAAACCAGACCATCAGCTAAGCTTTGA
- the LOC127792559 gene encoding protein DETOXIFICATION 19-like, producing MSREATASEAASTDPLLHYKYNHGSGEEDGRWRRSRWNKVLDVEEAKRQVLFSLPMILTSVSYYLIPVVAVMFAGHLGELQLAGANLANSWATVSGFAFMIGLSGALETLCGQGYGAKLYRMMGIYLQASCIISFFFSILISLFWFYSEPILVFLRQDPQISRAAGLYLKFLIPGAFAHGFLQNILRFLQTQSVVFPLLICSLLPLLLHFGITYFLVHCTSLGFKGAAMAVSISLWISVLMLAVYLVLAKRFETTWTGLSSESFGHVFSNLKLALPSAAMVCLEYWAFELLVLLAGLMPDSELNTSLLAMCVNTEAIAYMITYGLSAAASTRVSNELGAGQPELAKRAMGVALKLSLLLALAVVLALGLGHDIWAGFFSDSSKIIQHFASLTPFLVVSIMLDSIQGVLSGVARGCGWQHLAVYINMGTFYCLGMPIAILLGFKLKLYAQGLWLGLLCGLSCQAGTLFLLTKRAKWIGVNLCDTTDAANKQNPLVA from the exons ATGTCTCGGGAGGCTACTGCTTCAGAGGCCGCCAGTACTGATCCGCTGCTCCACTACAAGTACAACCATGGCAGCGGCGAGGAGGATGGAAGGTGGCGCCGGTCCCGGTGGAATAAGGTGCTGGACGTGGAAGAGGCCAAGAGGCAGGTGCTGTTTTCGCTTCCCATGATTCTTACTAGTGTTTCTTACTATCTCATCCCGGTCGTCGCCGTCATGTTCGCCGGCCATCTCGGAGAGCTTCAGCTCGCCGGAGCCAATCTCGCCAATTCTTGGGCCACCGTTAGCGGCTTTGCTTTCATG ATTGGGCTAAGCGGGGCACTGGAAACACTGTGCGGGCAAGGGTACGGAGCAAAGCTGTACAGAATGATGGGCATATACCTGCAAGCATCTTGCatcatctccttcttcttcagcATCCTCATCTCCCTCTTCTGGTTCTACTCCGAGCCCATTCTCGTCTTCCTCCGACAAGATCCTCAAATCTCCAGAGCCGCCGGGCTCTACCTCAAGTTCCTTATTCCGGGAGCCTTCGCCCATGGCTTCTTGCAGAACATCCTCCGCTTCCTCCAGACCCAAAGCGTTGTTTTTCCACTCCTAATCTGCTCGCTCCTGCCTCTGCTTCTCCACTTCGGAATCACCTATTTTCTGGTTCACTGCACCAGCCTCGGCTTCAAGGGCGCCGCAATGGCGGTCTCGATCTCGCTGTGGATCTCGGTGCTCATGCTGGCTGTCTACCTGGTTCTTGCGAAGCGGTTTGAGACCACTTGGACTGGGCTTTCTTCCGAGTCGTTCGGCCATGTTTTCTCCAACTTGAAGCTGGCTCTGCCTTCTGCAGCAATGGTGTG CTTGGAGTACTGGGCTTTTGAGCTGCTGGTTCTATTAGCTGGACTAATGCCTGATTCAGAATTAAACACTTCGTTACTTGCAATGTG TGTGAACACAGAAGCCATAGCCTACATGATCACTTATGGTCTCAGTGCTGCTGCTAG CACGAGGGTGTCAAATGAGCTGGGGGCAGGGCAGCCAGAGCTGGCCAAGCGCGCCATGGGCGTCGCCCTGAAGCTCTCCCTCCTCCTCGCTCTTGCCGTGGTGTTAGCTCTAGGTCTCGGCCATGACATCTGGGCTGGCTTCTTCAGTGACAGCTCCAAAATTATACAACACTTCGCCTCATTGACCCCATTTCTTGTGGTTTCCATCATGCTTGATTCCATCCAAGGGGTCTTATCAG GGGTGGCTAGAGGATGTGGGTGGCAGCACTTGGCAGTGTACATAAACATGGGCACATTCTACTGCCTGGGCATGCCGATTGCCATCCTTCTTGGATTTAAGCTCAAACTCTATGCTCAG GGCTTGTGGTTGGGTTTGCTCTGCGGGCTCTCGTGCCAGGCGGGCACCCTTTTTCTGCTTACAAAGCGGGCTAAATGGATTGGGGTCAACTTGTGTGACACCACCGACGCCGCCAACAAACAGAACCCTCTTGTTGCGTGA
- the LOC127792560 gene encoding early nodulin-like protein 2 — protein sequence MPSQSRTTLWLFPAVFAAMTGCLRAYQFNVGGRQGWTPNPSENYNHWAERMRFQVNDTLFFKYKKGTDSVLVVSKEDYDNCNSENPIVKMDGGDSVFKYDRSGPFYFITGNKENCQKGQKLITVVLAVRYKPTPPPSPGSPTPAVSPSPAPTTSLSPSPTPSPAPAVSPSPAPTTSLSPSPTPSPAPAVSPSPAPTTSLSPSPTPSPAPAVSPSPAPTTSLSPSPTPSPTPAAPTPAPVITPAASPSPTPNGPPSPPSSSPPAPSTPAIPPPPPAETTTPTLPPPPSTTPANDNTTSPPGSSAPAFTTNPSVMALIIIMASVTAAL from the exons ATGCCTTCTCAATCTCGGACTACCCTTTGGCTGTTTCCGGCTGTCTTCGCCGCCATGACGGGCTGTTTGCGGGCTTATCAGTTCAACGTCGGCGGCAGGCAAGGCTGGACTCCCAACCCATCTGAAAATTACAACCACTGGGCCGAGAGGATGAGGTTTCAAGTCAATGATACTCTCT TTTTCAAGTACAAGAAAGGGACGGATTCCGTGCTGGTTGTGAGCAAAGAGGATTACGATAACTGCAACTCAGAGAATCCGATCGTGAAAATGGACGGCGGGGATTCGGTGTTCAAGTATGACCGCTCGGGTCCCTTCTACTTCATCACCGGAAACAAAGAGAATTGCCAGAAAGGCCAGAAGCTGATCACCGTCGTTTTAGCCGTCCGTTACAAACCCACCCCTCCTCCTTCTCCGGGCTCCCCGACGCCGGCGGTGTCTCCATCGCCAGCTCCAACAACATCCCTATCACCATCACCGACTCCATCTCCTGCACCGGCGGTGTCTCCATCGCCAGCTCCAACAACATCCCTGTCGCCATCACCGACTCCATCTCCTGCACCGGCTGTGTCTCCATCGCCAGCTCCAACAACATCCCTGTCACCATCACCGACTCCATCTCCTGCACCGGCAGTGTCTCCATCGCCAGCTCCAACGACATCCCTGTCACCATCACCCACTCCATCTCCGACGCCGGCTGCTCCAACTCCTGCACCAGTGATTACACCGGCAGCGTCGCCGTCGCCGACTCCAAATGGCCCCCCTTCGCCACCCTCGTCATCACCTCCGGCACCGTCGACGCCGGCAATTCCACCTCCTCCCCCGGCAGAAACGACCACCCCGACTCTGCCGCCGCCTCCCAGTACTACTCCGGCGAACGACAATACAACATCGCCGCCTGGTTCATCGGCCCCGGCATTCACTACTAATCCCTCCGTTATGGCGTTGATCATCATCATGGCATCGGTTACAGCAGCGCTCTAG
- the LOC127791381 gene encoding probable bifunctional methylthioribulose-1-phosphate dehydratase/enolase-phosphatase E1 1 yields the protein MAAVNLATASQAYRLGVRKPGMVSPIGSKQCSFKPPPCFSADSAPFFSKMIPDSKGVLRGHQNINMSAKAGSLTSDNSSEPSRRCIVLDIEGTTTPISFVTDVLFPYARDNVGRHLDATYGTAETQDDIKLLRSQVQDDLTGGVSGAVPIPSDDADKEEIIAALVANVEAMIKADRKITALKQLQGHIWRTGFQNNEIKGIVFDEVPEALEKWNALGIKVYIYSSGSRLAQRLIFGNTNYGDLRKYMCGFFDTKMGNKKETTSYIEISESVGVDKPSEILFITDVYQEAVAAKAAGLEVIISVRSGNGPLPENHGFKTANSFLEI from the exons ATGGCGGCAGTGAACCTGGCCACAGCTTCGCAGGCATACCGTTTGG GTGTGCGGAAGCCAGGAATGGTCTCTCCAATTGGGTCGAAGCAATGCTCCTTCAAACCACCGCCCTGCTTTTCTGCTGATTCTGCTCCTTTTTTCTCGAAAATG ATTCCTGATTCTAAAGGAGTTCTCCGAGGTCACCAGAATATAAACATGTCTGCGAAGGCAGGGTCCCTTACATCAGATAATAGCAGTGAGCCATCAAGA CGCTGCATTGTTCTCGACATTGAAGGGACCACTACCCCTATATCATTTGTCACTGACGTGCTCTTTCCATATGCTCGTGACAATGTGGGGAGACATTTAGATGCAACATATGGCACTGCTGAAACTCAAGATGACATTAAGTTGTTGCGCTCTCAA GTACAGGATGACTTAACAGGAGGAGTTTCTGGTGCTGTGCCTATCCCTTCCGATGATGCTGACAAAGAGGAGATTATTGCAGCTTTGGTTGCTAATGTGGAAGCAATGATAAAAGCTGACAGGAAGATCACTGCCTTAAAACAGTTGCAG GGTCATATATGGAGAACTGGATTTCAGAATAATGAAATTAAGGGTATAGTTTTTGATGAGGTACCTGAAGCTCTCGAGAAGTGGAATGCTTTAGGCATCAAG GTGTACATATATTCCAGCGGTAGCAGATTGGCACAAAGGCTCATATTTGGCAATACAAACTATGGGGACTTGAGAAAATATATGTGTGGATTTTTTGATACTAAAATGGG gaataagaaagaaacaacCAGTTACATTGAGATCTCAGAATCAGTTGGAGTGGATAAGCCATCAGAGATCTTGTTCATCACCGACGTCTATCAAGAAGCTGTAGCTGCTAAAGCAGCAG GGTTGGAGGTGATAATTTCTGTGCGGTCAGGAAATGGACCTCTGCCAGAGAATCATGGATTCAAGACAGCTAACTCTTTCTTAGAAATCTAA
- the LOC127792578 gene encoding VQ motif-containing protein 4-like — MEITSRLPDRENPSPINSPNSNGAHPQTPPLTPKPVSRSETSPYPTTFIQADATTFKQVVQMLTGSAETAKQASNPPPPSKGYIPPVKTGQKKQNFKLYERRNNLKNGLMISLLIPGLAQNSGFSPRKQEILSPSLLDFPSLVLSPVTPLTEDPFNKASSPVGSSSEEEKAIAEKGFYLHPSPRTTPGAAEPRLLPLFPVTSPRVSESSS, encoded by the coding sequence ATGGAGATCACCTCTAGGCTTCCAGACAGAGAAAACCCATCTCCCATAAACTCCCCAAACAGCAATGGAGCTCACCCACAAACCCCTCCACTGACCCCAAAACCAGTCTCTAGATCTGAAACCAGTCCTTACCCAACAACCTTCATCCAAGCAGACGCCACCACCTTCAAGCAGGTGGTTCAGATGCTCACCGGATCGGCCGAGACGGCGAAGCAAGCATCCAATCCGCCGCCGCCGTCCAAAGGGTACATACCGCCTGTCAAGACTGgccaaaagaaacaaaacttCAAGCTTTATGAGAGAAGGAATAATCTCAAGAATGGTCTCATGATCAGCCTCTTGATCCCGGGATTAGCTCAAAATTCTGGGTTTTCGCCCCGGAAGCAGGAGATCTTGTCGCCTAGTTTGCTTGACTTCCCTTCGTTGGTTCTCAGTCCGGTGACGCCATTGACTGAGGACCCATTCAACAAGGCTTCGTCTCCGGTGGGAAGCTCGTCGGAGGAAGAGAAGGCCATAGCCGAGAAGGGGTTCTACTTGCACCCGTCTCCCCGAACCACCCCCGGCGCTGCCGAGCCCCGCCTTCTGCCGCTGTTTCCGGTGACTTCTCCACGAGTATCTGAGTCGTCTTCTTGA